The following proteins are co-located in the Camelina sativa cultivar DH55 chromosome 12, Cs, whole genome shotgun sequence genome:
- the LOC104731734 gene encoding uncharacterized protein At4g02000-like → MEKELWDEIQYFALGRDDPELLIPNSDYEEVQTSNRLSLIARPLNPVDQNLFEVADNLPTLWGLSSSVHGRVLDDRFIQFRFQSERDLVSVLRSQPWSFNRWFVALQRWDDLPRLDFLTSIDLWVQIRGVPLRYISAKTFRRIARSLGDLVELDFEDSVTNQVSFIRAKIKVSITDRFRFFRRSRFQSGDRAMLGFQYEKMEKICTNCCRIMHPSSRCPFEPVNPNPFNNPRNQDQQRRNEEFEEMDPAHMSQPSSPVAQVPVLKEVMQENQISQPKKKSSPYFALAFPHFELSGKEESTGSNSDGGYNPKFQSKFEVGECSKRRLDFNPKNELPMKKRSNLPDRERKGTREPPNPI, encoded by the coding sequence atggagaaagagTTGTGGGATGAGATTCAATACTTTGCATTAGGGAGAGATGACCCTGAGCTTTTAATTCCAAACTCTGACTATGAAGAAGTCCAAACCAGCAATAGATTAAGCTTGATTGCCAGACCTCTCAACCCAGTGGATCAGAACTTATTCGAAGTAGCTGACAATCTTCCTACACTCTGGGGCCTATCTTCCTCTGTTCACGGCAGAGTTTTGGACGATCGCTTTATACAGTTTCGATTTCAATCAGAAAGAGACTTGGTCTCAGTCCTAAGAAGTCAACCGTGGAGCTTCAATAGGTGGTTTGTGGCACTGCAGAGATGGGATGATTTACCAAGACTAGACTTCTTAACATCAATTGATCTCTGGGTTCAAATCCGGGGTGTTCCTTTACGCTATATCTCTGCCAAAACTTTTCGCAGGATAGCTAGATCCTTAGGAGACCTGGTGGAGCTGGACTTTGAAGACTCAGTTACAAACCAAGTTTCATTTATAAGAGCGAAAATCAAGGTTTCAATCACTGACCGCTTCAGGTTTTTTAGAAGATCGAGGTTCCAATCGGGAGATAGAGCGATGCTTGGTTTTCAATATGAGAAGATGGAAAAAATTTGCACTAATTGCTGCAGAATTATGCATCCTTCTTCCAGGTGTCCCTTTGAACCTGTTAATCCTAACCCTTTCAACAATCCCCGTAATCAGGATCAGCAAAGAAGAAATGAGGAGTTCGAAGAGATGGACCCTGCTCATATGTCACAACCATCAAGCCCAGTTGCGCAAGTCCCTGTCCTCAAAGAGGTGATGCAGGAGAATCAGATATCTCAACCTAAGAAGAAATCAAGTCCTTACTTTGCACTGGCCTTTCCTCACTTTGAGCTCTCCGGAAAAGAAGAATCAACAGGTTCGAATTCAGATGGTGGTTATAATCCCAAGTTCCAATCTAAATTTGAAGTAGGAGAATGCTCAAAAAGAAGATTGGACTTTAATCCAAAAAATGAACTACCTATGAAGAAAAGATCCAATTTACCTGATCGTGAAAGAAAGGGTACTCGTGAACCTCCAAACCCTATCTAA